One Plasmodium vivax chromosome 13, whole genome shotgun sequence genomic region harbors:
- a CDS encoding actin, putative (encoded by transcript PVX_085340A) has product MNAKNDASESLLCGGEDISALVVDLGFSTTKIGHNQEDTPRVFLRSTCGEDVSPDGGSPRGDPSPKLKFPLNLHNPKEHLRIKPLFERNPVDNTTHMNSDVFERILRYGIEGVESKRVFHCSDEIPTPVKLGGLNLKIEEHPILLSEENIHNHRVRAEMTEILFETFNIPAVYFAKKAKLTAFSLGRSNALVIDIGGSSLNVTPVYEGYVLQRNSLQFGVGGDYFDRLIYGMLRKDQVRVVPYYEQGRGGSGGLGSASASCSPSCSFSGATHHPNVHSSYEEEAILDVIRYMKESICKVRVAHQSSANKKSETTSGGLKNGKEVEPTGQTHNGAKNVNAPKWQTGQTEEEEFFELPDGVKIKTDKYRYDIAEELFRAVPSAHNFNGLPEAIVNCIISSDVDIRKELLQAIIVTGGSSLFPGLVDRLYNSLREKECFSQSIKMKILNMTSSVECLYSSWLGGSILASLGTFQQLWVSRAEYDDAGHAIVSDRCF; this is encoded by the coding sequence atgaacgCGAAGAATGACGCGAGCGAAAGCCTGCTGTGCGGAGGGGAGGACATTTCTGCGCTGGTGGTCGACTTGGGGTTCAGCACGACGAAAATTGGCCACAACCAGGAGGACACCCCCAGGGTGTTTTTGAGGAGCACCTGCGGGGAGGACGTATCACCTGATGGGGGAAGCCCCCGTGGGGATCCCTCCCCGAAGCTGAAATTCCCTCTAAACCTCCACAACCCAAAAGAGCACCTGCGGATAAAACCCCTCTTCGAGAGAAACCCAGTAGACAACACAACGCACATGAACAGCGACGTATTCGAGAGGATCTTACGATATGGAATTGAAGGAGTAGAGTCAAAGAGAGTCTTCCACTGCTCAGATGAGATTCCCACCCCGGTGAAGTTGGGTGGACTGAacttaaaaattgaagaacaccccattttgctgtCCGAAGAAAACATACACAATCACCGAGTGAGAGCAGAGATGACCGAAATACTGTTTGAGACTTTTAATATCCCTGCAGTATACTTTGCGAAGAAAGCCAAGTTAACTGCCTTCAGCTTGGGTCGCAGCAATGCACTCGTGATAGACATTGGGGGTAGCTCGCTCAATGTGACCCCCGTGTATGAGGGCTACGTGCTGCAGAGGAACTCCCTCCAGTTTGGCGTCGGCGGGGATTACTTTGACCGCCTGATTTACGGCATGCTGAGGAAGGACCAAGTGAGGGTCGTCCCCTACTATGAGCAGgggcggggggggagcggcggttTGGGAAGCGCCTCGGCCAGCTGCTCACCCAGCTGCTCATTTAGCGGCGCGACTCACCACCCCAATGTGCACAGCTCCTACGAGGAAGAAGCCATCTTGGACGTCATCCGCTACATGAAGGAGAGCATCTGCAAAGTGCGCGTGGCACATCAGAGTTCCGCTAATAAAAAGAGCGAAACCACCTCAGGGGGgttgaaaaatggaaaggaggTGGAACCCACGGGGCAAACACATAACGgtgcaaaaaatgttaatgcACCCAAGTGGCAAACGGGGCAAaccgaagaagaagaattcTTCGAATTACCAGATggagtgaaaataaaaacagacAAATACAGATACGACATTGCAGAGGAATTATTTCGTGCCGTTCCATCGGCTCATAATTTTAATGGACTTCCGGAAGCCATCGTAAACTGCATCATCTCGTCTGATGTTGACATACGAAAGGAATTGCTGCAGGCCATTATCGTCACGGGGGGATCTTCTCTCTTCCCCGGGCTGGTCGATCGACTGTACAATTCGCTGAGGGAGAAGGAGTGCTTTTCGCAGAGCATCAAAATGAAGATTCTAAACATGACGTCGTCCGTGGAGTGCCTTTACTCGTCCTGGCTGGGGGGCTCCATACTGGCCAGCCTGGGCACCTTCCAGCAGCTGTGGGTTTCCCGGGCGGAGTACGACGACGCGGGCCACGCCATCGTCTCCGACCGCTGCTTTTGA